The genomic interval AAAAGCACCTCGTATCCACACCTCTTTATCGAAAAGATCAAACGCTAAAAGCCACTGCAAAAAAAGCACCAGCGCACTGCTAGGCAAAATGCCGATCAGCACTGCGATGCTAACACGGTTCGTAAGATCCCCTAGCCACCCTTTTTGATGCAGATTTTTCTCCGCCCACAAAAGATAGCCTGTTGCCAAACAAAACGCTAGCGCGACACCAAAACAGGCTAAAACAATGCGCACGCCTAGCGTCTCATCAGGCACAAAGTGAAGGTAGTAAAAAAGGGAAAGCGCTTGGTTGATGCCATGCATATTTTCCAAACCACGCTTTTCCACCACGGCACCATTTCTCGCATCAAGGGTGATGCTAAGCCGATTGATCCGCCCTGATTGTGCCACACTGTTTTTATCGAACCCACGAAAGCGTACTTTTGCCGCGTCGGTTCCATAATGATAGAGCGTTGCGTTGGTAATCGCTAGGCTTGGATAGTGCTCATTCGCAATGGTTTGAAGCGTTGAAAAAGGAAAGCATAATTGCCTTGGTTTCAGAGCTTTTATAAACGGGTTGTGCAAAGATGATGGGGCTTACGAGTTTGCGCATAGAGCTCTCCTCTTTGCTGCTTGCACTCCAAGCAAAAGGGTGAGAATAAGAGAGCATTAAGCCCAAAAAAGCTCCCGTGCAGGCAAACACAAGCGCGTAAGGAATGATCCCAAGCCCCACGATTTTATGCCACGAAAGCCACCTGCTTTTCCACCCCTCTTTTGGCCTCTTTGTCTGCGTGCGCTTATAAAGGTAGAGCCAAAAACCGCCCAAGGTTAAGAACACGATGCCGATGCTCATGATGCCCATCAGCGGCATACCGATGAGTGGAATCACCACGCCCGTATGCAACTCGTTAAAAAAAGTGGAAATCAAATTCTCCTCTTTGGAGAGTTTGATCACTTCGTTGGTGAGGGGGTTAAGGTAGAGGCTATTTTGAGACTCAGACGAGAGTTTCAAAAGCGGATCGCGAAAGCTTGGAAGGGTGATGTCAACGGGTTTTAAGCCCAAAAGGTGCTGTTTTTCTAACAGCTCGCCCAAAAGAAGA from Sulfurospirillum multivorans DSM 12446 carries:
- a CDS encoding PepSY-associated TM helix domain-containing protein — translated: MLSKTLRFKFLHRSHTIIGLVVLFLFYMSTYFGTLTFFMPYLKVWESPSRHFVPLSEHAFNIDLLLGELLEKQHLLGLKPVDITLPSFRDPLLKLSSESQNSLYLNPLTNEVIKLSKEENLISTFFNELHTGVVIPLIGMPLMGIMSIGIVFLTLGGFWLYLYKRTQTKRPKEGWKSRWLSWHKIVGLGIIPYALVFACTGAFLGLMLSYSHPFAWSASSKEESSMRKLVSPIIFAQPVYKSSETKAIMLSFFNASNHCE
- a CDS encoding PepSY domain-containing protein translates to MHNPFIKALKPRQLCFPFSTLQTIANEHYPSLAITNATLYHYGTDAAKVRFRGFDKNSVAQSGRINRLSITLDARNGAVVEKRGLENMHGINQALSLFYYLHFVPDETLGVRIVLACFGVALAFCLATGYLLWAEKNLHQKGWLGDLTNRVSIAVLIGILPSSALVLFLQWLLAFDLFDKEVWIRGAFYAFWSFWLFYTVFERSIVTIIGRMLKATSWLLVLAVLFHGLKSGFFIWDSFEKGAWTLFGMDAMFLISALLCFVLAKAVDKKELFYRYERKGIFDGY